A window of Armigeres subalbatus isolate Guangzhou_Male unplaced genomic scaffold, GZ_Asu_2 Contig1088, whole genome shotgun sequence contains these coding sequences:
- the LOC134202205 gene encoding uncharacterized protein LOC134202205 produces the protein MYSYFKSFKAHVLEHHPVSEFELVQHIEVATDELPDSIDIGIETDIVTLIQNPHFFKESVSLETISDAVNSLISELRCDVSLPEVKLQSFINGYITISNSIQQYTMAKVKTFLISKNLLDDADAIVLINEMQIPDLATDVKTPTGNIAFLAGKAGCCVPEPVEIVLGKHRKIKRVLTCRNRRMKFQKRLRKHEYVSKVKVMKDVCHYIPISETLRFIMSNSKARAMVKDESKFIEDGSIETYQQGTNFENHPFLQLYPTCLRLSLHIDEGEYCNALGSRRGKNKLTNVCFKVQNFDPKINSSLDRVYLALTVKSSVLKRYGYQKVLQPLIDDLIQLESNEGIPVKTEANMWTLRAVLVHVLGDTLAMHDICGLLSPSANMFCRACEITRKDLLSGELGDKFTARTVENVQNILVSSEIGKTPCMLYGIKTNCALHSLEYYRWPASITFDPMHDLLEGIVPMVLKKILQNAVFNYKLLTEECLNRMIENFDYGDTEARDKPSANFSKLNLRSKNNSLCQSAAQCWLLLRAFPFIFHKILDSNQLYKEIVGTLLKITFISFSNKLNDQMIQDLSESVISFQNLFKECFPLANAINKVHHIAHYAQICRENGPIANFSCMMYEAKFKESKSQSKTCGNFKNLSFSLTKRLNLKQINSILKHNYVVDKPVIVMSSITNKNTIDTAALLFDLPDELTIINHLKINGVNFHPGEAVKYEQCSLKRYGILLAIIDQDSDIFFLIQELDIIAFDSYLFAFKVALTQRIVRIMYESLMSRKSYNLWQLEHELCDRYFYISLKYNDD, from the exons ATGTATTCATACTTTAAGAGCTTTAAGGCACACGTTCTTGAGCATCATCCAGTGTCAGAGTTTGAGCTTGTTCAGCATATTGAAGTAGCTACAGATGAATTGCCCGACTCTATAGATATTGGGATTGAAACTGACATAGTCACACTTATTCAAAATCCGCATTTCTTCAAAGAATCAGTCAGTTTGGAAACTATATCTGATGCTGTTAATAGTTTGATATCCGAGCTAAGATGTGACGTTTCCTTACCGGAAGTTAAGCTACAATCATTTATCAACGGATACATTACAATATCTAATAGCATTCAGCAATATACGATGGCTAAAGTTAAGACATTCTTAATCTCGAAAAATCTATTAGATGATGCTGATGCAATTGTGCTTATCAACGAAATGCAGATTCCTGATCTGGCCACTGATGTTAAAACTCCAACGGGAAATATAGCATTTCTAGCAGGGAAAGCTGGTTGCTGTGTGCCTGAGCCAGTAGAAATTGTACTCGGGAAGCATAGGAAAATCAAGCGTGTACTTACTTGCCGTAATCGAAGGATGAAATTTCAGAAAAGACTTCGCAAACATGAATATGTATCAaaggtaaaagtaatgaaagACGTATGTCATTACATCCCGATATCAGAAACATTGCGGTTCATTATGTCAAACTCAAAAGCAAGAGCGATGGTCAAAGATGAGTCTAAATTTATTGAGGATGGATCTATCGAAACATATCAACAAGGAACAAACTTCGAAAATCATCCGTTTCTTCAGCTATACCCGACTTGTTTACGCTTATCTCTACACATCGATGAAGGAGAATATTGTAATGCTTTAGGTTCTCGTAGAGGCAAAAATAAGTTGACGAACGTTTGTTTTAAAGTTCAAAACTTTGACCCAAAAATCAATTCATCTCTTGATCGCGTATATTTGGCGTTGACGGTGAAGTCAAGCGTACTCAAAAGATATGG GTATCAAAAAGTGTTGCAGCCTTTGATAGACGATTTAATTCAATTAGAATCCAACGAAGGTATTCCAGTCAAAACGGAGGCTAATATGTGGACCTTGCGAGCGGTACTCGTGCATGTATTAGGCGATACTTTAGCAATGCATGACATCTGTGGATTGTTAAGTCCatcagcaaacatgttttgcaGAGCATGTGAAATTACAAGAAAAGACCTTTTATCAGGAGAACTTGGTGATAAATTCACCGCGAGAACGGTAGAAAATGTACAGAACATCTTAGTATCTTCTGAGATTGGCAAAACACCATGTATGCTTTATGGTATAAAAACTAATTGTGCTTTGCATTCGCTAGAGTATTATAGGTGGCCTGCAAGTATTACATTTGATCCAATGCACGATCTTTTAGAGGGAATCGTTCCGAtggttttgaagaaaattttacaaaacgctGTTTTTAATTATAAGTTACTAACGGAGGAATGTTTGAACCGAatgattgaaaattttgattacgGGGACACAGAAGCAAGAGACAAACCCTCAGCTAATTTCTCTAAATTAAACTTGCGAAGTAAAAACAATTCTCTCTGCCAATCAGCCGCCCAATGTTGGCTACTATTACGCGCatttccatttatttttcataaaattttggatTCTAACCAATTATATAAAGAAATCGTTGGTACATTATTAAAAATTACGTTCATCAGTTTCTCCAACAAACTTAATGATCAAATGATCCAGGATTTGTCAGAATCTGTTATATCTTTCCAAAACTTGTTCAAAGAATGTTTTCCCTTGGCTAACGCGATTAATAAAGTGCACCATATTGCACATTATGCACAAATATGTCGTGAAAATGGCCCAATTGCAAACTTCAGTTGCATGATGTACGAAGCAAAATTCAAGGAGTCGAAGAGCCAAAGCAAAACATGTGGGAACTTTAAAAATCTATCATTCAGCCTTACAAAACGTTTGAATTTAAAACAGATAAATTCCATATTAAAACATAATTACGTTGTAGATAAACCAGTAATCGTAATGTCGTCAAttacaaacaaaaacacaatcgaTACAGCCGCATTATTATTTGATCTTCCTGACGAACTGACGATAATTAACCATCTTAAAATAAACGGTGTAAATTTCCATCCTGGCGAAGCTGTGAAATATGAACAATGTTCTCTTAAACGATATGGAATACTCCTGGCAATTATTGATCAAGACtcagatatttttttccttattcaaGAACTCGATATAATTGCATTTGATTCTTATTTGTTTGCGTTCAAGGTGGCTTTAACACAACGGATTGTTAGGATAATGTATGAGAGTCTTATGTCAAGGAAAAGTTATAATTTATGGCAGTTAGAACATGAGCTCTGTGACAGGTATTTTTATATTAGTCTAAAATACAACGATGATTAA